One Kitasatospora sp. NBC_01266 genomic window carries:
- a CDS encoding AAA family ATPase, translating into MRTEIGKAVVGQDAAVTGLVVALLCGGHVLLEGVPGVAKTLLVRALSTALSLETKRIQFTPDLMPGDVTGSLVYDARTAEFSFQPGPVFTNLLLADEINRTPPKTQASLLEAMEEHQVTVDGEPRPLPDPFLVAATQNPLEYEGTYPLPEAQLDRFLLKLVLPLPDREQEFQVLSRHAAGFDPRDLRAAGVRPVAGPADLAAARAAIAELTVSPEVLAYIVDLCRATRQSPSLSMGVSPRGATALLNASRAWAWLAGRDYVTPDDVKALALPTLRHRVRLRAEAEMEGVTADTVIQAVLAQTPAPR; encoded by the coding sequence CTGCGCACCGAGATCGGCAAGGCCGTGGTCGGCCAGGACGCCGCCGTCACCGGACTGGTGGTCGCCCTGCTCTGCGGCGGCCATGTGCTGCTCGAAGGCGTCCCCGGCGTGGCCAAGACCCTGCTGGTCCGCGCCCTGTCCACCGCCCTGAGCCTGGAGACCAAGCGGATCCAGTTCACCCCCGACCTGATGCCCGGCGACGTCACGGGCTCGCTGGTCTACGACGCCCGCACCGCCGAGTTCTCCTTCCAGCCCGGCCCGGTCTTCACCAACCTGCTGCTCGCCGACGAGATCAACCGCACCCCGCCGAAGACCCAGGCCTCGCTGCTGGAGGCGATGGAGGAGCACCAGGTCACCGTCGACGGCGAACCCCGCCCGCTACCCGACCCGTTCCTGGTCGCCGCGACCCAGAACCCGCTGGAGTACGAAGGCACCTACCCGCTGCCCGAGGCCCAGCTGGACCGCTTCCTGCTCAAGCTGGTGCTGCCGCTGCCCGACCGTGAGCAGGAGTTCCAGGTGCTCAGCCGGCACGCCGCCGGCTTCGACCCGCGCGACCTGCGCGCGGCCGGAGTGCGCCCGGTCGCCGGCCCCGCCGACCTGGCCGCCGCCCGGGCGGCCATTGCCGAACTCACCGTCTCCCCCGAGGTGCTGGCCTACATCGTCGACCTCTGCCGGGCCACCCGGCAGTCCCCCTCGCTCTCGATGGGTGTCTCCCCCCGTGGCGCGACCGCGCTGCTCAACGCCTCCCGGGCCTGGGCCTGGCTGGCCGGGCGCGACTACGTCACCCCCGACGACGTGAAGGCGCTGGCCTTGCCCACCCTGCGGCACCGGGTGCGGCTGCGTGCCGAGGCGGAGATGGAGGGCGTCACCGCTGACACGGTGATCCAGGCCGTGCTCGCCCAGACGCCCGCTCCGCGCTGA
- a CDS encoding DUF58 domain-containing protein produces MALTGRTALLAALGSLVVGLLLPSWTGIALVSGAVLLGVLADLLLAAPVRTLQLARTGDTAVRLGEPATVTLTVGNASGRPLRARLRDAWPPSVFRPGTELTASRHRLLVPPGERRRIDTPLLPNRRGDHQAHRVAIRSLGPLGLAGRQGSHLVPWTLRALPPFTSRKHLPSRLARLRELDGRTSLLTRGQGTEFDSLREYLPGDDVRSIDWRASARRNTVAVRTWRPERDRHILIVLDTGRTSAGRVGDAPRLDAALDAALLLTALATKAGDRVDLLAHDLRPRTSVVGRSASEVLPAVTNAMALLEPALVETDLRALTSAALRLAPHRSLIVLFTGLDVGPAEDGLLPLLPQLTKRHEVVVAAVADPLLSELAAGRGTLPAVYGAAAAEQTRADRRATAERLTRLGATVLDAPPAALPPALADTYLALKAAGRL; encoded by the coding sequence GTGGCCCTCACCGGCCGTACCGCCCTCCTCGCGGCCCTGGGCAGCCTGGTGGTCGGACTCCTGCTGCCCTCCTGGACCGGCATCGCCCTGGTCAGCGGCGCCGTGCTGCTCGGCGTGCTGGCGGATCTGCTGCTCGCGGCCCCGGTCCGGACGCTGCAGCTGGCCAGGACGGGTGACACCGCGGTCCGCCTCGGCGAGCCGGCCACCGTCACGCTGACCGTCGGCAACGCCTCCGGGCGCCCGCTGCGGGCCCGCCTGCGCGACGCCTGGCCACCCTCGGTCTTCCGGCCCGGCACCGAGCTGACCGCCTCCCGGCACCGCCTGCTGGTCCCGCCCGGCGAGCGACGCCGGATCGACACCCCGCTGCTGCCCAACCGCCGCGGCGACCACCAGGCGCACCGGGTGGCGATCCGTTCGCTGGGCCCGCTCGGCCTGGCCGGTCGCCAGGGCTCGCACCTGGTCCCCTGGACACTGCGTGCCCTGCCGCCCTTCACCAGTCGCAAGCACCTGCCCTCCCGACTGGCCCGGCTGCGCGAACTGGACGGCCGCACCTCGCTGCTGACCCGTGGTCAGGGCACCGAGTTCGACAGCCTGCGCGAGTACCTGCCGGGCGACGACGTCCGCTCCATCGACTGGCGGGCCAGCGCCCGGCGCAACACCGTCGCCGTGCGGACCTGGCGCCCCGAACGCGACCGGCACATCCTGATCGTGCTCGACACCGGCCGCACCTCGGCCGGCCGGGTCGGCGACGCCCCTCGGCTGGACGCCGCCCTGGACGCCGCCCTGCTGCTCACCGCGCTGGCCACCAAGGCGGGCGACCGGGTCGACCTGCTCGCCCACGACCTGCGCCCGCGCACCTCGGTGGTGGGCCGCTCCGCGAGCGAGGTCCTGCCCGCAGTCACCAACGCGATGGCACTGCTGGAGCCGGCCCTGGTCGAGACCGACCTGCGGGCACTCACCTCGGCGGCCCTGCGGCTGGCCCCGCACCGCTCGCTGATCGTCCTGTTCACCGGCCTGGACGTCGGCCCCGCCGAGGACGGCCTGCTACCGCTGCTGCCCCAGCTCACCAAGCGCCACGAAGTGGTGGTCGCGGCGGTGGCCGACCCGCTGCTCTCGGAACTGGCCGCGGGTCGCGGCACTCTGCCCGCCGTCTACGGCGCGGCCGCCGCCGAGCAGACCCGGGCCGACCGCCGCGCCACCGCCGAGCGGCTCACCCGGCTCGGCGCCACCGTCCTGGACGCACCACCGGCCGCCCTGCCGCCCGCTCTGGCCGACACCTACCTCGCGCTGAAGGCGGCGGGTCGGCTGTAG
- a CDS encoding transposase produces the protein MARPGPKAHPEPQPRPEPFGLSTDPFAMETSHEVAAMYLAPPERVLVLRVDADTMLRPKLREELRERSGDPLPATVQALLASLESTREKVLGTLHRRRRGVEFRRFLSQLERELPESGELHLICDNYFTHKSPTVVNWLRAHPRVTMHFAPSEAAWLAHVERWFAYQAAREAFHGDKSSAVALSQGIDEWMKAVTEEPVVVEEGAEGTADAEAETATAHVWIKPQHG, from the coding sequence ATGGCACGTCCCGGCCCCAAGGCCCACCCCGAACCCCAGCCGCGTCCCGAGCCGTTCGGCTTGTCGACCGATCCTTTTGCGATGGAGACCTCGCACGAGGTGGCCGCGATGTACCTGGCGCCGCCGGAGCGGGTGTTGGTGCTCCGGGTGGACGCCGACACGATGCTGCGGCCCAAGCTGCGGGAGGAGCTGCGGGAGCGCAGTGGGGATCCGCTGCCGGCGACCGTGCAGGCACTGCTGGCGAGTCTGGAGAGCACCCGCGAGAAGGTGCTCGGCACGCTGCACCGGCGGCGGCGCGGGGTGGAGTTCCGGCGCTTCCTGTCGCAGCTGGAGCGGGAGTTGCCGGAGAGCGGTGAGCTGCACCTGATCTGCGACAACTACTTCACGCACAAGTCGCCGACCGTGGTGAACTGGCTGCGGGCGCATCCGCGGGTGACGATGCACTTCGCCCCCTCGGAGGCGGCCTGGCTCGCGCACGTCGAGCGCTGGTTCGCCTACCAGGCGGCGCGTGAGGCGTTCCACGGTGACAAGTCGTCCGCCGTCGCACTCTCCCAAGGGATCGACGAGTGGATGAAGGCGGTGACCGAGGAGCCCGTAGTTGTCGAAGAGGGTGCGGAAGGAACCGCGGACGCTGAGGCTGAGACGGCCACCGCACACGTGTGGATCAAGCCGCAGCACGGCTGA